The window CAGAAGCTGATGGATTACTCATTTACTTCTTCTCCCTTCCGTTATGCTTCATAATGGTTTTCATAATCAGTTCCTGAGAAAGCTCATTCTTTTGCAGTTCACCCGCGATTTGTCCATCATTAATTACATATATCCGGTCGCAGACACCCAAAAGTTCCGGCATTTCAGAAGAAATAAAAACAACGGCTTTCCCTTCATCCGCAAGTTTGTTGATAATACTGTATATTTCATATTTCGCGCCGACATCTATGCCGCGCGTGGGTTCGTCAAGGATGAGCACATCCGGCTCGGAAAGCATCCATTTGGCAAGAACTACCTTCTGCTGATTTCCTCCCGAAAGGGAACCTACATTTTGCTCTATGGAATTTGCTTTAATATTGATTTTTTCTCGGTAACTTTCAGCCTGCAGAATTTCCTCGCTTTTATTAATAAAGTTGTTCTTTGAAAAGCGGGATTCAAGACTTGCAAGGGTCATATTCCACTTAATATCGTTGATCAGAACCAGCCCGTAGGTTTTCCGGTCCTCAGACACATAGGCGATTCCATTGTTGATCGCGTCTTTAATGGAGGGAATCTTTATTTCCTTGCCGTCTTTATAAATTTCTCCGGAAATTTTAGTTCCATAAGCCCTGCCGAATATACTCATGGCTAATTCTGTTCGCCCTGCACCCATCAGGCCGGCGAAACCGACCACTTCTCCTTTAGAGACGTGAAAGGAAACATCTTTAATGATCTGACGGTCGGGATCGTCCGGATGAAAGACATTCCAGTTTGTCACCTCGAAAGCAGTGTCGCCGATGTGACTTTCCCTTGGAGGATACCGGTTGGTCAGTTCACGGCCAACCATATCTTTAATAATCCGGTCTTCTGTAATTTCGTCGGTATTTTTGTCCATTGTTTCAATCGTTTTGCCGTCGCGGATCACCGTGATTGTATCCGCTATGGCACTGAGTTCATTCAGCTTGTGCGAAATCATGATACAGGTGATTCCGTGCTCCTTCAAGCCAAGGATGATGTCGAGCAATTTTTTGCTGTCTTCATCATTCAGTGAGGCTGTCGGTTCATCTAAAATCAGCAGCTCCACTTTTTTCGCAAGGGCTTTTGCAATTTCAACAAGCTGCTGCTTACCGACACCCAGCGAACTGATAATTGTATTTACGCTTTCATTTTCAAGGCCGACTTTTTTCAATATTTCAATTGCTTTCTGCTGCGTTTTACCCCAGTCGATCATACCGCGCACGGATGTGACTTCGTTCCCTATAAATATGTTTTCTGCAATGGTGAGGTACGGACTGAGTGCAAGCTCCTGATGAATAATCACGATGCCTTTTCGCTCGCTGTCGCGGATATCGCGGAATTTGCATTCCTCGCCATTGTATATAATTTCTCCCGAGTATTCACCGTACGGATAAACCCCGGAAAGAACGTTCATCAAAGTTGATTTGCCAGCGCCGTTTTCGCCGCACAGCGCGTGAACTTCGCCGCGCTTTACCGTTAAATTCACATCATTCAGGGCCTTG of the uncultured Caproiciproducens sp. genome contains:
- the mmsA gene encoding multiple monosaccharide ABC transporter ATP-binding protein; the protein is MSDVLLEMKHITKEFSGIKALNDVNLTVKRGEVHALCGENGAGKSTLMNVLSGVYPYGEYSGEIIYNGEECKFRDIRDSERKGIVIIHQELALSPYLTIAENIFIGNEVTSVRGMIDWGKTQQKAIEILKKVGLENESVNTIISSLGVGKQQLVEIAKALAKKVELLILDEPTASLNDEDSKKLLDIILGLKEHGITCIMISHKLNELSAIADTITVIRDGKTIETMDKNTDEITEDRIIKDMVGRELTNRYPPRESHIGDTAFEVTNWNVFHPDDPDRQIIKDVSFHVSKGEVVGFAGLMGAGRTELAMSIFGRAYGTKISGEIYKDGKEIKIPSIKDAINNGIAYVSEDRKTYGLVLINDIKWNMTLASLESRFSKNNFINKSEEILQAESYREKINIKANSIEQNVGSLSGGNQQKVVLAKWMLSEPDVLILDEPTRGIDVGAKYEIYSIINKLADEGKAVVFISSEMPELLGVCDRIYVINDGQIAGELQKNELSQELIMKTIMKHNGREKK